A stretch of Brassica napus cultivar Da-Ae chromosome C6, Da-Ae, whole genome shotgun sequence DNA encodes these proteins:
- the LOC106403163 gene encoding cyclin-dependent kinase C-2 C — translation MGCISSKNVSYLGDQSASPVQDRENTPGPDFSSTNQHHRVFVDHSLEASHNINRRSRKSKRLGGSDSRVGKSLLSGLSHRNIEAEHAAAGWPSWLCEVASEAVHGWVPLKAEAFQKLEKIGQGTYSSVFRAREVETGKMVALKKVKFDNLQPESIRFMAREILILRKLNHPNIMKLEGIITSRASSSIYLVFEYMEHDLAGLSSNPDIRFTESQIKCYMQQLLLGLEHCHMRGVIHRDIKASNILVNNKGVLKLGDFGLANVVTAKNKHQLTSRVVTLWYRAPELLMGSTSYGVSIDLWSVGCVFAEILMGKPILKGRTEIEQLHKIYKLCGSPADSFWKKTRLPHATSFRPQHTYEATLRERCKDLSTTGVLLLETLLSMEAYKRGTASSALNSEYFLTRPYSCDPSSLPKYPPNKEMDAKNRDDMRRKRANLKLRESGVGRKHKRPHREEQDPKSYAKLPIRQDTFEDKNITNEGPRATTTTQGNYYKLSDLPMTTGTASGFSWAVKRRKDPDNISTLTYYQPSSRSQLSETSAAFAKNTFGLNLKPENESVYEIQGDNDDQIMDELPSEDKLSRTGKRHGSLDGSGLDFSQREEDSPLKKNLEHLQFGKQSISGPLIFKSGKIDEILQRNESNIRQAVRKSHFKMEQDDR, via the exons ATGGGTTGCATCAGCTCCAAGAACGTCTCATATTTAGGGGACCAGAGTGCCTCACCGGTCCAAGACAGGGAAAACACCCCTGGACCGGACTTCTCCTCCACGAACCAGCACCATCGAGTCTTTGTTGATCATTCATTGGAGGCGAGTCACAATATTAACAGACGGTCAAGGAAATCGAAAAGATTGGGCGGTTCTGATTCAAGGGTTGGTAAGAGCCTGCTTTCCGGGCTGTCTCATAGGAACATAGAAGCTGAGCATGCGGCTGCTGGTTGGCCATCTTGGCTTTGCGAGGTTGCGTCTGAGGCTGTTCATGGGTGGGTTCCTCTTAAGGCAGAGGCGTTCCAGAAGTTGGAGAAG ATTGGACAAGGAACATATAGTAGCGTTTTTCGAGCACGGGAAGTAGAAACCGGGAAAATGGTGGCTTTGAAGAAGGTAAAGTTTGATAATCTTCAACCAGAGAGCATTAGGTTTATGGCAAGAGAGATTTTGATTCTACGCAAACTCAATCATCCCAACATCATGAAACTTGAGGGTATTATCACGTCTCGTGCGTCGAGCAGCATTTATCTTGTTTTCGAGTATATGGAACATGATCTTGCCGGTTTGTCCTCAAATCCGGACATCAGATTCACCGAGTCACAG ATCAAATGTTACATGCAGCAACTACTTTTGGGACTAGAGCATTGTCATATGCGAGGCGTAATACATAGAGACATTAAGGCATCAAACATTTTGGTCAATAACAAAGGAGTTTTAAAACTTGGAGACTTTGGGCTAGCAAATGTTGTTACAGCTAAGAACAAACACCAATTGACAAGCCGTGTAGTGACTTTATGGTATAGAGCTCCTGAGCTTCTCATGGGATCTACTAGTTATGGAGTATCAATTGATTTATGGAGTGTGGGATGTGTTTTTGCTGAAATCCTCATGGGAAAACCAATCCTAAAAGGCAGAACCGAG ATTGAACAATTACATAAAATCTACAAGCTTTGTGGATCTCCAGCGGATAGTTTCTGGAAAAAGACTAGGCTTCCGCACGCAACTTCCTTCAGGCCTCAACATACTTATGAAGCCACACTTAGAGAACGATGCAAAGACTTATCAACAACTGGTGTTCTTCTGTTAGAAACTTTACTCTCTATGGAAGCATATAAGCGTGGGACTGCTTCATCTGCACTTAACTCTGAG TATTTCTTGACGAGGCCTTATTCGTGTGATCCTTCTTCATTGCCTAAATACCCACCAAACAAAGAGATGGACGCTAAAAATCGAGACGATATGCGCAG GAAAAGAGCAAACCTCAAGCTTAGAGAATCTGGAGTTGGCAGGAAACACAAAAGACCACATAGAGAAGAACAAGATCCAAAGAGTTACGCTAAGCTGCCAATAAGACAG GACACGTTTGAggacaagaacataacaaatgAGGGTCCTCGAGCCACTACAACAACACAAGGAAATTACTACAAACTCTCTGACCTCCCAATGACGACAGGGACGGCCAGTGGTTTTTCGTGGGCTGTGAAAAGGCGAAAAGATCCTGATAATATCTCCACTCTTACCTACTATCAACCAAGCTCAAGGAGCCAATTGAGCGAAACAAGTGCCGCTTTTGCCAAGAACACTTTTGGTTTGAACCTCAAACCCGAAAATGAATCAGTTTATGAGATTCAGGGAGACAACGATGATCAGATTATGGATGAGTTACCCAGTGAGGACAAGCTAAGCCGCACTGGTAAACGACACGGATCACTTGATGGGTCTGGTTTGGATTTCAGCCAAAGAGAGGAGGATTCTCCATTAAAGAAGAACTTA GAGCATCTACAGTTCGGAAAACAGAGCATATCAGGACCGCTGATATTTAAATCAGGCAAGATCGACGAAATTTTGCAAAGGAACGAAAGTAATATCCGGCAAGCGGTCCGAAAATCCCACTTCAAAATgg AACAAGATGACAGATAA